From the genome of Mycobacterium dioxanotrophicus, one region includes:
- the fadD6 gene encoding long-chain-acyl-CoA synthetase FadD6 has protein sequence MTDQKSGTRSSVGLRDIATQVPGLLMDAPVILRGVLTGFLARPTAKTSIGKVFQDRAAQHADRVFIKFGDERITYREANETVNRYAAVLAARGVGHGDVVGVMLRNSPDAVLLMLAIVKCGAVTGMLNYHQRGKVLAHSIGLLTATAVVAEPDLIDPIVESGADTTGLMTIEELHRLAATAPVGNPASASAVLAKDKAFYIFTSGTTGMPKASVMTHYRWLRALGGFGGLGLRLRNTDALYCCLPLYHNNALTVSLGSVLNSGSALALGKSFSASRFWDEVIGYEATAFVYIGEICGYLLNQPPKPTDRAHKVRVIVGNGLRPAIWDEFTERFGIPRVCEFYGASEGNTAFVNVFNVSKSTGICPSPVAFVEYDPDSGEPARGSDGRLRKVKTGQPGLLLSKVSDFQPFDGYTDKSATEKKLIRNAFQDGDVWFNTGDLMRSQGFGHAAFADRLGDTFRWKGENVATTEVEAALTGAPAIEECTVFGVEVPGAGGRAGMAAVQLKDGKEFDGKELADAFYGHLPSYAVPLFIRVVDSLAHTSTFKSQKVELRKQGYGDEVTDSVYVLAGRDEGYVPFYADYPDEVVAGKRPK, from the coding sequence ATCGGGGACTCGCAGCAGCGTCGGGCTGCGCGACATCGCCACCCAGGTTCCCGGCCTGCTGATGGATGCTCCCGTGATCCTGCGCGGGGTACTCACCGGATTTCTGGCCCGCCCGACCGCCAAGACCTCCATCGGCAAGGTCTTCCAGGACCGTGCCGCGCAGCATGCCGACCGGGTCTTCATCAAGTTCGGCGACGAGCGCATCACTTACCGCGAGGCCAACGAGACCGTCAACCGCTACGCCGCGGTGCTGGCCGCACGCGGCGTCGGGCACGGCGACGTGGTCGGCGTCATGCTGCGCAACTCACCCGACGCCGTGCTGCTCATGCTGGCGATCGTCAAGTGCGGCGCGGTCACCGGGATGCTCAACTACCACCAACGCGGCAAGGTGCTCGCCCACAGCATCGGCCTGCTGACCGCGACAGCCGTCGTCGCCGAGCCCGATCTGATCGATCCCATCGTCGAAAGTGGTGCCGACACCACCGGATTGATGACCATCGAGGAGCTGCACCGGCTTGCCGCCACCGCACCCGTCGGCAATCCGGCCAGCGCGTCGGCGGTGCTGGCCAAGGACAAGGCGTTCTACATCTTCACGTCCGGCACCACCGGCATGCCCAAGGCCAGCGTCATGACGCACTACCGCTGGCTGCGTGCCCTGGGCGGGTTCGGCGGCCTGGGATTGCGCCTGCGCAACACCGACGCCCTGTACTGCTGCCTGCCGCTCTACCACAACAACGCGCTGACCGTATCGCTCGGTTCGGTGTTGAACTCCGGCTCGGCGCTGGCGCTCGGCAAGTCGTTCTCGGCGTCGCGGTTCTGGGACGAGGTGATCGGCTACGAGGCCACCGCGTTCGTCTACATCGGCGAGATCTGCGGCTACCTGCTCAATCAGCCGCCCAAGCCGACCGACCGGGCACACAAGGTGCGGGTGATCGTCGGCAACGGCTTGCGCCCGGCCATCTGGGACGAGTTCACCGAGCGCTTCGGCATCCCGCGTGTCTGCGAGTTCTACGGCGCCAGCGAGGGCAACACCGCCTTCGTCAACGTGTTCAACGTGTCCAAGTCGACCGGTATCTGCCCGAGCCCGGTGGCGTTCGTCGAATACGACCCCGACAGCGGCGAACCCGCCCGAGGATCCGACGGCAGGCTGCGCAAGGTCAAGACCGGTCAGCCCGGCCTGCTGCTGTCCAAGGTCAGCGACTTCCAGCCGTTCGACGGCTACACCGACAAGTCAGCCACCGAGAAGAAGCTGATCCGCAACGCGTTCCAGGACGGCGACGTTTGGTTCAACACCGGGGACCTGATGCGGTCGCAGGGCTTCGGGCACGCCGCATTTGCCGACCGGCTCGGCGACACCTTCCGCTGGAAGGGCGAGAACGTGGCCACCACCGAGGTCGAGGCCGCACTCACCGGTGCGCCGGCGATCGAGGAATGCACGGTGTTCGGCGTCGAGGTGCCGGGTGCCGGTGGCCGCGCCGGGATGGCCGCGGTGCAGCTCAAGGACGGCAAGGAGTTCGACGGCAAAGAGCTGGCCGACGCGTTCTACGGCCACCTGCCCAGCTACGCGGTACCGCTGTTCATCCGGGTGGTCGACAGCTTGGCGCACACCTCGACGTTCAAGAGTCAGAAGGTGGAACTGCGCAAACAGGGTTACGGCGACGAGGTCACCGACTCGGTGTACGTGCTGGCCGGCCGCGACGAGGGATACGTGCCGTTCTACGCCGACTACCCCGACGAAGTGGTGGCCGGCAAGCGACCGAAGTAG
- the folP gene encoding dihydropteroate synthase, whose translation MAIVNRTPDSFYDRGATFTDEAAKSAAHRMIAEGADVIDVGGVKAGPGGPVGPDEEAARVVPFIEWLRGAYPDQLISVDTWRSTVAKQACAAGADLINDTWAGADPGLPAVAAEFGAGLVCSHTGGAVPRTRPFRVNYGITERGVVDDVIAEVTAAAENAVAAGVPRDRILIDPTHDFGKNTYHGLSLLRHVKDLVKTGWPVLMALSNKDFVGETLGVDVTERLEGTLAATALAAADGAAMFRVHECGPTRRVLEMVASIQGVRAPARTVRGLA comes from the coding sequence ATGGCCATCGTCAACCGCACGCCCGATTCGTTCTACGACCGCGGGGCCACGTTCACCGACGAGGCCGCGAAGTCCGCGGCCCACCGCATGATCGCCGAGGGTGCCGACGTGATCGACGTCGGGGGAGTCAAGGCAGGCCCAGGGGGGCCGGTCGGCCCAGACGAGGAGGCCGCCCGCGTCGTGCCGTTCATCGAATGGCTGCGGGGCGCCTACCCGGACCAGCTGATCAGCGTCGACACGTGGCGCTCGACCGTCGCCAAGCAGGCCTGCGCCGCGGGTGCCGACCTGATCAACGACACCTGGGCCGGCGCCGACCCGGGACTGCCGGCGGTGGCCGCCGAGTTCGGGGCGGGCCTGGTGTGCTCGCACACCGGCGGGGCGGTGCCGCGCACCCGGCCGTTTCGCGTGAACTACGGCATCACCGAACGCGGTGTCGTCGACGACGTGATCGCAGAGGTGACCGCGGCCGCCGAGAACGCCGTGGCCGCCGGGGTTCCTCGGGACCGGATCCTCATCGATCCGACCCACGATTTCGGCAAAAACACTTATCACGGTCTTAGTTTGTTGCGCCACGTAAAAGATCTTGTTAAGACCGGATGGCCGGTCCTGATGGCCCTGAGCAATAAGGATTTTGTCGGGGAGACTCTGGGTGTGGACGTGACTGAGCGCCTGGAGGGCACCTTGGCCGCGACGGCATTGGCCGCCGCGGACGGTGCCGCGATGTTCCGGGTGCACGAGTGCGGGCCCACCCGGCGCGTGCTCGAGATGGTCGCGTCGATCCAGGGAGTGCGGGCACCCGCACGAACAGTGAGGGGACTGGCATGA
- a CDS encoding glucosyl-3-phosphoglycerate synthase gives MPELAVNDGVAGHRWLADRSWNRPTWTVAELEAAKAGRTVSVVLPALNEEETVGSVVETITPLLGGLVDELIVLDSGSTDDTEIRALAAGARVVSREVALPEVAPQPGKGEVLWRSLAATTGDIIAFVDSDLIDPDPMFVPKLLGPLLTVDGVHLVKGFYRRPLKISGSEDANGGGRVTELVARPLLASLRPELNCVLQPLGGEYAGTRELLTAVPFAPGYGVEIGLLVDTYDRLGMDAIAQVNLGVRAHRNRPLTELASMSRQVIATLLSRCGIADSGVALTQFFADGDGFTPRASSVSLADRPPMVTLRPH, from the coding sequence ATGCCCGAACTGGCCGTCAACGATGGCGTCGCCGGACACCGCTGGCTGGCCGACCGCAGCTGGAACCGTCCGACATGGACGGTCGCCGAGCTGGAAGCGGCCAAGGCCGGCCGCACCGTCTCGGTGGTGCTGCCCGCCCTCAACGAAGAAGAAACCGTCGGATCGGTGGTGGAGACCATCACGCCGCTGCTCGGCGGCCTGGTCGACGAGCTGATCGTGCTCGATTCGGGCTCGACCGACGACACCGAGATCCGCGCACTGGCGGCCGGTGCGCGGGTGGTCAGCCGTGAGGTGGCGTTGCCCGAGGTGGCGCCGCAACCCGGCAAGGGCGAGGTGCTGTGGCGCTCGCTGGCTGCGACCACCGGCGACATCATCGCCTTCGTCGACTCCGACCTGATCGATCCCGACCCCATGTTCGTGCCCAAGTTGCTGGGCCCGCTGCTGACCGTCGACGGTGTGCACCTGGTCAAGGGGTTCTACCGACGCCCACTCAAGATCAGCGGCAGCGAGGACGCCAACGGCGGCGGACGGGTCACCGAACTCGTCGCCCGCCCGCTGCTCGCCTCGCTGCGGCCCGAGCTCAACTGTGTCCTGCAGCCGCTCGGCGGTGAATACGCCGGCACCCGGGAGCTGCTGACGGCCGTGCCGTTCGCCCCGGGTTACGGCGTGGAGATCGGCCTGCTCGTCGACACCTACGACCGCCTCGGCATGGACGCCATAGCCCAGGTGAACCTGGGTGTGCGCGCACACCGCAACCGGCCGCTGACCGAATTGGCCTCGATGAGCCGGCAGGTGATAGCCACGTTGCTGTCCCGCTGCGGCATCGCCGACTCCGGCGTGGCGCTCACGCAGTTCTTCGCCGACGGTGACGGGTTCACCCCGCGGGCGTCGTCGGTATCCCTCGCAGACCGGCCGCCGATGGTCACCCTGCGTCCGCACTAG
- a CDS encoding DivIVA domain-containing protein has translation MTLILLYLVVLVLVGTVLFGVGSVIFGRGETLPPLPRGTTATVLPASGVTSADVDALRFAQTVRGYKTSEVDWVLDRLGRELDGLRGELAALRAAYGVPDDAERDDAEVSATAGQIRASDDT, from the coding sequence GTGACATTGATTCTGCTGTACCTGGTGGTGCTGGTCCTGGTGGGCACCGTGCTGTTCGGGGTGGGCAGCGTGATCTTCGGTCGGGGCGAGACGCTGCCGCCGCTGCCGCGGGGGACGACGGCGACGGTCCTGCCGGCCTCCGGCGTCACGAGCGCCGACGTGGATGCCCTGCGGTTCGCCCAGACGGTGCGCGGCTACAAGACCAGCGAGGTCGACTGGGTTCTGGATCGGCTGGGGCGGGAACTCGACGGGTTACGCGGTGAGCTGGCTGCACTACGCGCGGCGTACGGCGTTCCCGACGATGCCGAGCGCGACGATGCCGAGGTGTCGGCCACGGCCGGCCAGATCCGCGCCTCGGACGACACGTGA
- a CDS encoding DNA-3-methyladenine glycosylase I has protein sequence MTDDGRVRCGWAVDSAAGSTLYRDYHDTEWGRPLRDSVALFERVSLEAFQSGLSWLTILRKRENFRRAFDDFDPETVAGYDDADIERLMADTGIVRNRAKVLATIANARAVTELDVDLAELLWSFAPPPRPRPADLSEVPAVTPESTAMAKELKRRGFKFVGPTTAYALMQATGMVDDHIRSCWVQASR, from the coding sequence GTGACCGACGACGGCCGCGTCCGCTGTGGCTGGGCGGTCGACAGCGCCGCGGGCTCGACCCTGTACCGCGACTACCACGACACCGAGTGGGGCCGGCCGCTGCGGGACTCTGTAGCGCTGTTCGAACGGGTGAGCCTCGAAGCGTTTCAGAGCGGTCTGTCGTGGCTGACCATCCTGCGTAAGCGGGAGAACTTCCGCCGCGCGTTCGACGACTTCGACCCGGAAACGGTCGCGGGCTACGACGACGCCGACATCGAGCGGCTGATGGCCGATACGGGCATCGTGCGCAACCGGGCCAAGGTCCTGGCCACCATCGCCAATGCCAGGGCCGTCACCGAGCTCGATGTCGACCTGGCTGAGCTGCTGTGGTCGTTCGCGCCGCCACCGCGCCCGCGACCCGCTGACCTGTCGGAGGTGCCCGCGGTAACCCCGGAGTCCACGGCGATGGCCAAGGAGCTGAAGCGGCGCGGCTTCAAATTCGTCGGGCCCACGACCGCGTACGCGTTGATGCAGGCCACCGGAATGGTGGACGACCACATCAGGTCCTGTTGGGTTCAGGCGTCCCGCTAG
- a CDS encoding DUF3117 domain-containing protein: MAAMKPRTGDGPLEATKEGRGIVMRVPLEGGGRLVVELTPDEAAALGDELKGVTS, from the coding sequence ATGGCGGCGATGAAGCCCCGGACCGGCGACGGTCCACTGGAAGCAACCAAAGAGGGGCGAGGCATCGTGATGCGGGTACCGCTGGAGGGTGGCGGGCGTCTGGTCGTCGAGCTGACCCCGGACGAGGCAGCCGCCCTCGGCGACGAACTCAAGGGCGTCACCAGCTAG